From the genome of Candidatus Hydrogenedentota bacterium:
CATTGTAGCACAATCGGGGATTCTATTCGTGCCGGAGGGCCTCGACGGGATCCATATTGGCGGCGCGGAAGGCGGGGTAGATACCAAAAACAACGCCGACGAGGGCCGATATGGAGAAAGCGATCAGGGGCGACCAGAAGGTGACGATGGTGACCATGTCGGCGAAGTAGGCGATGGCGAAGGGGATAGAGACGCCGAGCGCGACGCCGATGGCGCCGCCGGCGCCGCTCAGAATGACGGTTTCAATCAGGAACTGCACGACGATATCGCGCCGTTTGGCCCCGAGGGCTCGGCGGATGCCGATTTCGCGCGTGCGCTCGGTGACGCTGGCGAGCATGATGTTCATGATGCCGATGCCGCCGACCAGCAGGGATATGGCGGCGATCGAGCCGAGCACGATGTTGAAAATCTGCTTGGTCCGTTCGGCTTGCTGCAGCAGGCGCAACGGCACGATGAGTTCGTAGTCCTTCTTTTTGTGCAGCCGCGCCAGAATGTCGGAAATGATGGCCGCCGTTTCCAGCACGTCGTCCTGCCGGTCCACGCGGATGGTCGCCTCGTGCAGTTCGACGGATTCCGCCTCGAAACTGCCGCTGCGCCGCTTGATGAGAACCTCGCCGAACCATGTCTTGGCCGTGGTCAGGGGGATGAACATGCGATCGATGGCCATCGCCTGCGAGGAGGCCTCGGCGGAGGACATGTCGGCCGCAGCCCCTTCGGCGGCTTTGGTTTCGGGCTGCATGACGCCGATAATGCGGTAATAGTCGCTGCCGACGCGAACGGTATGTCCCATCGGGACATCAATGGGAAACAGGACTTCGGCCATTCGGGAACCGATTACGCAGACGTTCCGGGACGCGTCGAATTCCTCCTGGGTGAAGAAGCGCCCCTGCGCGACGCGGTGATCGTGCATTTCGGGATACCATGAAACGGTGCCGACCACGTCCGCGTCCACGCGGCGCCCGAGCCGGTAGACGTAGGATCGCATGATGCGGCCGGGCATGATGACCGTAACGCCGGGGATGGTGGCGCGGATGCAGGAAATGTCGTCGTAGGTAAGGCCGTACTCGGCGACGTAACTGCGGTTGGTGGAGGTTTTCTGCTCTTCGGGCGGCTTGAGGCTGCGCACGATGATGTTGTTGCTGCCGAGGCGTCGAATCTGTTCCTGGGCCTCGTGACTGGCGCCTTCGCCGACCGCGAGCATCGCGATGACCGAGCAAACGCCGAACACGATGCCGAGCACGGTCAGGAGCGAGCGGAGGCGATGCAACCACAGGCTGCGAAAGCCGAGACGCACGATGCGCTGAAGATGCGACAGGCGCAGCAGCAGACCGCCGGCCGGAACGAGAAACGCCTTGTCAATTCCGGATGTCATCTTCCACATATCCGTCGCGCAGCCGGACCAGCCGCGTCGTGCGATGGGCAATCGCATCGTCATGGGTGACCATGATGATCGTCTTGCCCTGGTTGTGCAGATCGTCGAACACTTCCAGGATCTCGCGGCCCGAGGCCGAGTCGAGGTTCCCGGTGGGTTCGTCTGCAAGAATGATCAGGGGATCGTTGGCCAGGGCCCGCGCGATGGCCACACGCTGCTGCTGTCCGCCGGACAGTTCGAAGGGCTTGTGATCAAGGCGAGTGGAAAGACCGACGCGCGCCGCCAATTCCCTCGCGATTGCCAAACTTTCCCGTTCGGGACGGCCCTGGTAATACAGTGGAACGGAAATATTCTCGATGACGGAAAGTTGCGGGATCAGGTTGTACGACTGGAAAATGAAGCCGAGCCGGCGACAGCGGATTTCGGAAAGGTTGTCGTCGTCCAACTGCGAGACGTCGGCGCTGCCCAGCAGGTAGCGCCCGGCCGTGGGGCGATCCAGGCATCCGAGCAGATTGAGCAGGGTGGACTTGCCGCACCCTGACGGTCCCATGATGCTGACATATTCGCCCTCCGCGAAATCGAGCGTGATACCGCGCAGGGCTTGAACGGTTACGGCGCCCATCAGGTAGGTCTTGTACACGTTTTCCAGCCGCACAACCGGCTGGGATGCTGTGGAGGCCGGTGTTTCCATCAGGCCGGTTTCTCTTTTTTCGACATTCCGGACGATTTGGCGGCTGAGGGAGAGGGGAGCGGCGGATCGGCCTTGCCTGACGTTTCCGGGGACTTCTTGCGGGCCGGATCTGTTTCCTCTTGAGGGGAAACGGGTTCTTCGGGCCGCTTGCGTTTTCTTTCCTTTCCGGATTCCTTTTTCTCTTTGCCTGTGGCCGCATCCCGATCGATGGTTTGTGGTTCGATTGGGGCGCGCAACAAGACCTTTTCGCCCTCGTTCAGCCCCTTTTTGATTTCGATGAACTCATTGTTGAATTCTCCGACCTCGACCTTCCGTTTCTCTTGCGTGGCCAATCCGACCACGTAACAGAACCGCTCGCCGTCTATGGGGGTTACAGCCTGAATGGGAACGTACAGGACATTGGGAATTTCCTTGACCAGGATTTCCACCTGCGCGCTCAGTCCAGGCCGTAGCCATTCGCGCCGCCCGGGGATGCTTACGCGGACCTCGTACACTTTGAGATCGGGATTCATCCACCGATTTTGCGCGTCGGGCAGAATGCCGACTTTGACGACCTCGCCTTCCAGTTCTTCGCCGGGATAGGCGTCCACCCGAATCCGCGCCTTTTGTCCCTTCTGAATGCTCTTGATATATCCCTCATGGATCTTGACCT
Proteins encoded in this window:
- a CDS encoding ABC transporter permease — its product is MTSGIDKAFLVPAGGLLLRLSHLQRIVRLGFRSLWLHRLRSLLTVLGIVFGVCSVIAMLAVGEGASHEAQEQIRRLGSNNIIVRSLKPPEEQKTSTNRSYVAEYGLTYDDISCIRATIPGVTVIMPGRIMRSYVYRLGRRVDADVVGTVSWYPEMHDHRVAQGRFFTQEEFDASRNVCVIGSRMAEVLFPIDVPMGHTVRVGSDYYRIIGVMQPETKAAEGAAADMSSAEASSQAMAIDRMFIPLTTAKTWFGEVLIKRRSGSFEAESVELHEATIRVDRQDDVLETAAIISDILARLHKKKDYELIVPLRLLQQAERTKQIFNIVLGSIAAISLLVGGIGIMNIMLASVTERTREIGIRRALGAKRRDIVVQFLIETVILSGAGGAIGVALGVSIPFAIAYFADMVTIVTFWSPLIAFSISALVGVVFGIYPAFRAANMDPVEALRHE
- a CDS encoding ABC transporter ATP-binding protein → METPASTASQPVVRLENVYKTYLMGAVTVQALRGITLDFAEGEYVSIMGPSGCGKSTLLNLLGCLDRPTAGRYLLGSADVSQLDDDNLSEIRCRRLGFIFQSYNLIPQLSVIENISVPLYYQGRPERESLAIARELAARVGLSTRLDHKPFELSGGQQQRVAIARALANDPLIILADEPTGNLDSASGREILEVFDDLHNQGKTIIMVTHDDAIAHRTTRLVRLRDGYVEDDIRN